One part of the Pyxidicoccus trucidator genome encodes these proteins:
- a CDS encoding flavin-containing monooxygenase yields MPPQPPHFHIAIAGSGFGGLGMAIRLKQEGLRDFVIFERAHDVGGVWRDNSYPGCACDVQSHLYSFSFAPNPAWSRAFSPQGEIHAYLRDCADRFGIRPHVRFQHAVREARWDDTRQRWHIETSEGPYTADVFISAVGGLSEPAVPEVPGLARFQGKVMHSARWDHGYALSGRRVAVIGTGASAVQFVPAIQPQVDRLLLFQRTPPWVMPRKDRPISEGLRRLYQRMPGAQRLTRGLIYALREVLALGFMNPWILKLAQRRALRHLKQAIPDPALRAKLTPNYTLGCKRVLVSDDYLPTLAKQNVDVITHGIREVREHSLVTADGTEHPVDAIIFGTGFHVTDMPIAHHIHGRGGRSLVEVWGGTMKAHLGTSVSGFPNLFLVLGPNTGLGHTSVILMIESQLEHVLGALRYLEGRGLAAVEPTPEAQAEFIQHVDTRMADTVWMQGGCVSWYLDATGRNSTLWPGFTFTYRRRVERFEPSEYVAIFPHGHRLAALPAPSRNLAHA; encoded by the coding sequence GTGCCCCCTCAACCGCCGCACTTCCACATCGCCATCGCGGGCAGCGGCTTTGGCGGCCTCGGCATGGCCATCCGCCTCAAGCAGGAAGGCCTCCGGGACTTCGTCATCTTCGAGCGGGCCCACGACGTGGGCGGCGTCTGGCGCGACAACTCCTACCCGGGCTGCGCGTGCGACGTGCAGTCCCACCTCTACTCGTTCTCCTTCGCGCCGAACCCTGCCTGGTCCCGCGCCTTCTCGCCCCAGGGAGAAATCCACGCCTACCTGCGCGACTGCGCGGACCGGTTCGGCATCCGACCGCACGTGCGCTTCCAGCACGCGGTCCGCGAGGCCCGCTGGGATGACACCCGGCAGCGCTGGCACATCGAGACCTCCGAGGGGCCCTACACCGCGGACGTCTTCATCTCCGCCGTGGGCGGGTTGAGCGAGCCCGCCGTTCCAGAGGTGCCCGGTCTGGCGCGGTTCCAGGGCAAGGTGATGCACTCGGCGCGGTGGGACCACGGCTATGCGCTGTCGGGCCGCAGGGTGGCCGTCATCGGCACCGGCGCCTCCGCCGTCCAGTTCGTCCCGGCCATCCAGCCCCAGGTGGACCGGCTGCTCCTCTTCCAGCGCACGCCCCCTTGGGTCATGCCCCGCAAGGACCGCCCCATCAGCGAGGGGCTGCGGCGGCTGTACCAGCGCATGCCAGGCGCGCAGCGGCTCACGCGAGGGCTCATCTATGCGCTTCGCGAGGTGCTGGCGCTGGGGTTCATGAACCCCTGGATTCTCAAGCTGGCCCAGCGGCGCGCGCTGCGGCACCTGAAGCAGGCCATTCCCGACCCGGCGCTGCGCGCGAAGCTCACGCCGAACTACACGCTGGGCTGCAAGCGCGTCCTCGTGTCGGACGACTACCTGCCCACGCTCGCGAAGCAGAACGTCGACGTCATCACCCACGGCATCCGTGAGGTGCGCGAGCACTCCCTCGTCACGGCGGACGGCACCGAGCATCCGGTGGACGCCATCATCTTCGGCACCGGCTTCCACGTGACGGACATGCCCATCGCCCACCACATCCACGGGCGCGGAGGGCGCTCGCTGGTGGAAGTCTGGGGCGGCACCATGAAGGCGCACCTTGGCACGTCGGTGAGCGGGTTCCCCAACCTCTTCCTGGTGCTGGGGCCCAACACGGGGCTGGGACACACCTCCGTCATCCTGATGATTGAGAGCCAGCTGGAGCATGTGCTCGGCGCGCTGCGCTACCTGGAGGGCCGGGGGCTGGCGGCGGTGGAGCCCACGCCCGAGGCGCAGGCCGAGTTCATCCAGCACGTCGACACCCGCATGGCGGACACCGTCTGGATGCAGGGCGGCTGCGTGAGCTGGTACCTGGACGCCACGGGGCGCAACTCCACCCTCTGGCCGGGCTTCACCTTCACGTACCGGCGCCGCGTGGAGCGCTTCGAGCCCTCCGAGTACGTCGCCATCTTCCCCCACGGCCACAGGCTCGCCGCGCTGCCCGCGCCGTCCCGGAATCTGGCCCATGCCTGA
- a CDS encoding SDR family NAD(P)-dependent oxidoreductase: MKTVKDRVAAITGAGSGIGRATAALLARNGCHVALSDVNELGLAETAEQCRSHGVQVRTTRVDVAQREAVHGWADEVVRELGSVHIIVNNAGVALGATIEDTRYEDFEWLMNINFWGVVHGTKAFLPHLRAAGEGHVINVSSVFGLIGVPTQGAYNSAKFAVKGFTEALRQELEVEGVPIGVTCVHPGGIKTNIARNARVTQRKGWVDERSNKDFEKSFSTTPERAASDILAAILKNRRRQLIGGDAVFIDLMQRLLPTFYQRLVVAGARRRRRKLLEGTT, encoded by the coding sequence ATGAAGACGGTGAAGGACAGGGTCGCGGCGATTACCGGCGCGGGCTCGGGCATTGGCCGGGCGACGGCGGCGCTGCTGGCGCGCAACGGCTGCCATGTCGCGCTGTCCGACGTGAATGAGCTGGGCCTGGCGGAGACGGCGGAGCAGTGCCGCAGCCACGGCGTCCAGGTGCGCACCACGCGGGTGGACGTGGCCCAGCGCGAGGCCGTCCATGGCTGGGCGGACGAGGTGGTGCGGGAGCTGGGCTCCGTCCACATCATCGTCAACAACGCCGGCGTCGCGCTGGGCGCCACCATCGAGGACACCCGGTACGAGGACTTCGAGTGGCTGATGAACATCAACTTCTGGGGCGTGGTGCACGGCACCAAGGCCTTCCTCCCGCACCTGCGCGCGGCGGGCGAGGGCCACGTCATCAACGTCTCCAGCGTCTTCGGCCTCATCGGCGTCCCCACCCAGGGCGCGTACAACTCGGCGAAGTTCGCGGTGAAGGGCTTCACGGAGGCGCTGCGCCAGGAGCTGGAGGTGGAGGGCGTTCCCATCGGCGTCACCTGTGTCCACCCGGGTGGCATCAAGACCAACATCGCGCGCAATGCGCGGGTGACTCAGCGCAAGGGGTGGGTGGACGAGCGCTCCAACAAGGACTTCGAGAAGTCCTTCTCCACCACGCCGGAGCGGGCCGCCTCCGACATCCTCGCCGCCATCCTCAAGAACCGGCGGCGCCAGCTCATCGGCGGTGACGCCGTCTTCATCGACCTGATGCAGCGACTGCTGCCCACCTTCTACCAGCGGCTGGTGGTGGCGGGAGCGCGGCGCCGTCGGCGCAAGCTGCTGGAGGGCACGACTTGA
- a CDS encoding QsdR family transcriptional regulator — MKPPRAPRRHAPSGPPERPARRTRQSPARVTPLARRLDAPSKATPQDLFALALDWWNKGERFDIGRMAQALDVNRATVFRWVGTRELLYGEVISSLFEVALSTARKQALGEGPELLADITQRLFHLLVTDAPLRTFVQQDAEYAMRILMSRSSTVEQRCAASIRAALEDGVRAGLIRPVMDLDALAYVIIRIGESFLYRDALTGDPVDVESAITAIRILLTVEKEDARWKRR, encoded by the coding sequence TTGAAGCCACCCCGCGCGCCCAGGCGCCACGCCCCCTCCGGACCTCCGGAGCGACCGGCCCGCCGCACGCGACAGTCGCCCGCCCGTGTGACGCCGCTGGCGCGCCGGCTGGATGCGCCGTCGAAGGCCACGCCCCAGGACTTGTTCGCGCTAGCGCTGGACTGGTGGAACAAGGGCGAGCGCTTCGACATCGGCCGCATGGCGCAGGCGCTGGACGTCAACCGGGCCACGGTGTTCCGGTGGGTGGGCACCCGCGAGCTGCTCTATGGCGAGGTCATCTCGTCCCTCTTCGAGGTGGCGCTCTCCACCGCGCGCAAGCAGGCGCTGGGCGAGGGGCCGGAGCTCCTCGCGGACATCACCCAGCGGCTGTTCCACCTGCTGGTGACGGATGCGCCGCTCCGGACGTTCGTCCAGCAGGACGCCGAGTACGCGATGCGCATCTTGATGTCGCGCAGCAGCACGGTGGAGCAGCGCTGCGCCGCCAGCATCCGCGCGGCGCTGGAGGACGGCGTGCGCGCGGGACTCATCCGGCCGGTGATGGACCTGGACGCGCTGGCCTACGTCATCATCCGCATCGGCGAGTCCTTCCTCTACCGCGACGCGCTGACGGGGGACCCGGTGGACGTCGAGTCCGCCATCACCGCCATCCGCATCCTCCTCACGGTGGAGAAGGAAGACGCGCGGTGGAAGCGCCGCTGA
- a CDS encoding APC family permease: protein MKRAVSRWEIVGFSINDVIGSGVYLLPAAAAATLGSASVGAIVLAGLGVFLLVLCFAEAASYFDRPGSAYVYTREAFGGLVGFEVGWMTWLARVSSVASLSVGFSRALGYLWPQANAGLGQGLAIALPLLLLTAINVVGVKSGARTAVFLAITKTLPLLLFIGVGFFFVSAPLAMSVEPKADGGLGAAVLLLLFAYAGFENTAAPAGEFKNPRRDVPFALVVQIGVVTFIYTAVQWVALGTLPGVVDSKTPLADAAARFLGGWGGLLMTVGAVLSILGTNSNTVLAGPRYLYALARDGFGPAALASLHPRFRTPTVAILTQTAIALPLAFSGSFELLATLSVVARLATYFGTALAIPVLRRKLRQQPGAFRIPGGPVVPVAAAALCVVFALSAQPRNLIAGAVALAVGGVLYALRSPPRTETPE from the coding sequence ATGAAGCGCGCGGTTTCCCGCTGGGAAATCGTGGGCTTCTCCATCAACGACGTCATCGGCAGCGGCGTGTACCTGCTGCCCGCGGCGGCGGCGGCGACCCTCGGCTCGGCGAGCGTGGGCGCCATCGTCCTCGCGGGGCTGGGCGTGTTCCTCCTCGTGCTGTGCTTCGCGGAGGCGGCGAGCTACTTCGACCGACCCGGCAGCGCCTACGTCTACACGCGCGAGGCCTTCGGTGGGCTGGTGGGCTTCGAGGTGGGGTGGATGACGTGGCTGGCCCGCGTATCCTCGGTGGCGTCGCTCTCCGTGGGCTTCTCGCGGGCGCTGGGCTACCTGTGGCCGCAGGCCAACGCGGGACTGGGGCAAGGGCTCGCCATCGCCCTGCCTCTGTTGCTGCTCACCGCCATCAACGTGGTGGGCGTGAAGTCCGGTGCGCGCACGGCCGTGTTCCTGGCCATCACCAAGACGCTGCCGCTGCTGCTCTTCATCGGCGTGGGCTTCTTCTTCGTGTCCGCGCCCCTGGCCATGTCCGTGGAGCCGAAGGCGGATGGCGGCCTGGGGGCGGCGGTGCTGCTGCTCCTCTTCGCCTACGCCGGCTTCGAGAACACGGCCGCGCCGGCCGGTGAGTTCAAGAACCCGCGCCGAGACGTGCCCTTCGCGCTGGTGGTGCAGATTGGCGTCGTCACCTTCATCTACACCGCGGTGCAGTGGGTGGCGCTGGGCACCCTGCCGGGTGTGGTGGACTCGAAGACGCCGCTCGCGGACGCGGCCGCGCGCTTCCTTGGCGGTTGGGGCGGGCTGCTGATGACGGTGGGCGCGGTGCTGTCCATCCTCGGCACCAACAGCAACACCGTGCTCGCGGGGCCGCGCTACCTCTACGCGCTGGCCCGGGACGGCTTCGGGCCGGCGGCGCTCGCGTCCCTGCACCCGCGCTTCCGCACGCCGACGGTGGCCATCCTCACCCAGACGGCCATCGCCCTGCCCCTGGCCTTCTCGGGCTCGTTCGAGCTGCTCGCCACGCTGTCGGTGGTGGCGCGGCTGGCCACCTACTTCGGCACGGCCCTGGCCATTCCCGTGCTGCGGCGCAAGCTCCGCCAGCAGCCGGGCGCGTTCCGCATCCCCGGCGGGCCGGTGGTGCCCGTCGCCGCCGCCGCGCTGTGCGTCGTCTTCGCCCTGAGCGCACAGCCGCGCAACCTCATCGCCGGTGCGGTGGCGCTCGCCGTGGGCGGCGTGCTGTACGCGCTGCGCAGTCCGCCCCGAACGGAGACGCCGGAGTAA
- a CDS encoding ATP-binding protein, which produces MSAAVDVRGVTSRQPGPAVLLVEDSEADVLALQRALQPLGLALVCVTSGEEAVQTLAHHDFVAALLDVRLAGAWDGFETARRIREDPRHPAVPLLFITGAAEDSLLAVRAYRAGAVDFLQKPLFPELLAAKVGVFLELWHARDGERRELRAREALAQDRAEEERRRVDSLNATLVTQQEWLQSVLQRLPVPLILVESGTARILFANTKADEHWGAPFPTALTEDDYARAFTLRDMEGRALAATEYPAVRAARGETLTGLQYLADTPRGRRALLVDTAQVPAMGERHACAVVTFQDITSLEEAEQALRKQEQEYRSLAESMPQVVWTAGPDGRTDYINRVFADFIGTSVDVALGTSWSEHIHPEDQPRVSERWRETLRTGDPYDMEYRMRRADGQYRWFLVRALPMRDEQGHVVKWFGTATDVDDARRAAEDNVRLYQASQQAVRLRDEFLSVASHELRTPLTPIRLKVQGLQRQVQAGVAIPVEKISSALEAVSTQTRRLTNLVDGLLDVSRISAGRLELNPEPMDLALLLRDIRAAFEAECTRAGCDLRLHAPAAVVGPWDRLRLEQVVTHLLANALKYGAGRPIHLRVEELHGSALLTVEDHGIGIDPEALPRLFGKFERAVSERHYGGLGLGLYISRQIVAAHGGTIRVESQPGQGARFEVMLPLGPAPT; this is translated from the coding sequence TTGAGTGCCGCAGTCGACGTGCGCGGCGTGACATCCCGCCAGCCTGGTCCCGCCGTCCTCCTGGTGGAGGACTCGGAGGCCGACGTGCTCGCGCTCCAGCGGGCCTTGCAGCCGCTCGGCCTCGCCCTGGTGTGCGTGACGTCCGGCGAGGAGGCGGTGCAGACGCTGGCCCACCATGACTTCGTGGCGGCGCTGCTGGACGTCCGCCTGGCGGGGGCGTGGGACGGCTTCGAGACGGCCCGGCGCATCCGCGAGGACCCGCGCCACCCCGCCGTGCCGCTGCTGTTCATCACCGGCGCGGCGGAGGACTCGCTGCTGGCCGTGCGCGCCTACCGCGCGGGCGCGGTGGACTTCCTGCAGAAGCCCCTCTTCCCGGAGCTGCTCGCCGCCAAGGTCGGCGTCTTCCTCGAGCTGTGGCACGCAAGAGACGGAGAGCGGCGGGAGTTGCGCGCCCGCGAGGCCCTCGCGCAGGACCGCGCGGAGGAGGAGCGGCGGCGGGTGGACTCGCTCAACGCCACGCTGGTGACCCAGCAGGAGTGGCTCCAGTCCGTCCTGCAGCGGCTGCCCGTGCCCCTCATCCTGGTGGAGTCCGGCACGGCCCGCATCCTCTTCGCCAATACGAAGGCGGACGAGCACTGGGGTGCCCCCTTTCCGACGGCGCTGACGGAGGACGACTACGCGCGCGCCTTCACCTTGAGGGACATGGAGGGCCGTGCCCTCGCCGCCACGGAGTACCCCGCCGTGCGCGCCGCCCGGGGAGAGACGCTCACGGGGCTCCAGTACCTCGCCGATACGCCCCGGGGACGGCGCGCCCTGCTGGTGGACACCGCGCAGGTGCCGGCCATGGGCGAGCGGCACGCCTGCGCCGTGGTGACGTTCCAGGACATCACCTCCCTGGAGGAGGCCGAGCAGGCGCTGCGCAAGCAGGAGCAGGAGTACCGCAGCCTCGCCGAGTCCATGCCCCAGGTGGTGTGGACGGCGGGGCCGGACGGCCGCACCGACTACATCAACCGCGTCTTCGCGGACTTCATCGGCACAAGCGTGGACGTGGCGCTCGGGACGTCGTGGTCGGAGCACATCCACCCCGAGGACCAGCCCCGCGTGTCCGAGCGCTGGCGGGAGACGCTGCGCACCGGCGACCCGTACGACATGGAGTACCGCATGCGGCGCGCGGACGGCCAGTACCGCTGGTTCCTCGTGCGCGCCCTGCCCATGCGGGACGAGCAGGGCCACGTGGTCAAGTGGTTCGGCACCGCGACGGACGTCGACGACGCCCGGCGCGCGGCGGAGGACAACGTCCGCCTGTACCAGGCCTCGCAGCAGGCCGTGCGCCTGCGCGACGAGTTCCTGTCGGTGGCCAGCCATGAACTGAGGACACCCCTCACCCCCATCCGGCTCAAGGTGCAGGGGCTGCAGCGGCAGGTGCAGGCCGGAGTGGCGATTCCGGTGGAGAAGATCTCCTCCGCGCTGGAGGCGGTGTCCACGCAGACGCGGCGGCTGACGAACCTGGTGGACGGGCTGCTGGACGTGTCGCGCATCAGCGCCGGGCGGCTGGAGCTCAACCCCGAGCCGATGGACCTCGCCCTGCTGCTGCGCGACATCCGCGCGGCCTTTGAGGCGGAGTGCACGAGGGCAGGGTGCGACCTGCGGCTGCATGCGCCCGCGGCGGTGGTGGGGCCCTGGGACAGGCTGCGGCTGGAGCAGGTCGTCACCCACCTGCTGGCCAACGCCCTGAAGTACGGCGCGGGCCGCCCCATCCACCTGCGCGTGGAGGAGCTCCACGGGAGCGCGCTCCTCACCGTGGAGGACCACGGCATCGGCATCGACCCCGAGGCGCTGCCACGGCTCTTCGGCAAGTTCGAGCGGGCCGTGTCCGAGCGCCACTATGGCGGGCTGGGCCTGGGCCTCTACATCAGCCGGCAGATTGTCGCGGCGCACGGCGGCACCATCCGAGTGGAGAGCCAGCCCGGCCAGGGCGCCCGCTTCGAGGTGATGCTGCCGCTCGGCCCTGCTCCGACCTGA
- the rsgA gene encoding ribosome small subunit-dependent GTPase A → MSLESLGWGPDLAHAFSVVVSQSSLSLVPGRVVRQARGLLSVQTSDRVLLARTAGRLLHHASEAEALPAIGDWVALQLPAGEGEALLQAVLPRRGVLMRREAGREREAQLIAANLDVVFLVAGLDDNFNPRRIERALALAWNSGAEPVVVLSKADLLADAAERVLEVEALAPGVPVLALSARTGEGVEVLRSHLPVAKTGVLLGSSGVGKSTLVNRLLGEERLATQAVSEEDNRGRHTTTHRELFVLPGGGLLIDGPGVRELGLWGEEEGLDQAFADILALAPGCRFTDCQHQGEPGCAVRAAVAGGTLAQARLDSFEKLRRERAHLAQKTDPLARREQKRRESTLTQAGRARGRAKRRGDD, encoded by the coding sequence GTGTCTCTAGAGTCCCTTGGCTGGGGTCCAGACCTCGCCCACGCATTCTCCGTCGTCGTCTCGCAGTCCTCCCTGTCCCTCGTCCCCGGCCGCGTGGTGCGGCAGGCACGGGGGCTGCTTTCCGTCCAGACCTCCGACCGCGTCCTGCTCGCGCGGACGGCGGGACGGCTCCTCCACCATGCCTCGGAAGCCGAGGCGCTGCCCGCCATCGGCGACTGGGTGGCGCTCCAGCTCCCGGCCGGCGAGGGCGAGGCGCTGCTCCAGGCCGTGCTCCCACGCCGCGGCGTCCTCATGCGGCGCGAGGCGGGCCGCGAGCGCGAGGCGCAGCTCATCGCCGCCAACCTGGACGTGGTGTTCCTGGTGGCCGGGCTGGATGACAACTTCAACCCCCGCCGCATCGAGCGGGCCCTCGCGCTGGCGTGGAACAGCGGCGCGGAGCCCGTGGTGGTGCTGAGCAAGGCGGACCTCCTGGCCGACGCCGCCGAGCGCGTCCTGGAAGTCGAGGCGCTCGCTCCCGGCGTGCCGGTGCTCGCCCTGAGCGCGCGCACCGGCGAGGGCGTGGAGGTGCTGCGCTCACACCTGCCCGTCGCGAAGACGGGGGTGCTGCTCGGCTCCTCGGGCGTGGGCAAGTCCACCCTCGTCAACCGGCTGCTGGGCGAGGAGCGCCTGGCCACGCAGGCGGTGAGCGAGGAGGACAACAGAGGCCGTCACACCACCACCCACCGCGAGCTCTTCGTGCTGCCCGGCGGTGGGCTCCTCATCGACGGCCCCGGCGTGCGCGAACTGGGGCTGTGGGGGGAGGAGGAGGGCCTCGACCAGGCCTTCGCGGACATCCTCGCGCTGGCCCCCGGGTGCCGGTTCACGGACTGCCAGCACCAGGGTGAGCCGGGCTGCGCGGTGCGTGCCGCCGTGGCCGGGGGCACGCTCGCCCAGGCGCGGCTCGACAGCTTCGAGAAGCTGCGGCGCGAGCGGGCCCACCTGGCCCAGAAGACGGACCCCCTCGCGAGGCGGGAGCAGAAGCGGCGCGAGAGCACCCTCACCCAGGCAGGTCGGGCGCGGGGGCGCGCCAAGCGCCGCGGCGACGACTGA
- a CDS encoding TAXI family TRAP transporter solute-binding subunit: MKKTDLLKAQLRRTERRDLWLTLGPAIALLSLAFAGTFYFVKPAPPKTLVIATPQDEGGFRYFARKYQEILAKHGVTLEIRPTKGSITSIELLADDTAGVDVAFVQSGAVSAEAATRVVSLGALSYVPLWVFYRGEPIEDVRELRGRRIAVGPEESGTRSLALTMLKANKVDAAPTELLALSRDESIEQLKQGKLDAVFLVSTAESPAIQKLAAVPGIHLLSFARAEAYARRYTYLSRHVLPRGVFDLAADIPAQDVALISPTANLVAKDSLHPALAYLLLRAASDVHGKAGMLDKTGEFPAPLETGFTLSSEARRYYQSGVPLLQRYLPFWAANLVDRLWVMLVPIIAVLVPLVRAVPALLLWRVRSRIFRWYARLKEIELQLEENPDREMLADMMRRLDEAEREVNRIPMPLSYSENLYFFREHVEVVRRRLVRKLADAPLHLEPEAQAAG, encoded by the coding sequence ATGAAGAAGACGGACCTGCTGAAGGCCCAGCTCCGGCGCACGGAGCGTCGGGACTTGTGGCTCACACTCGGCCCCGCGATTGCCCTCCTCAGCCTTGCGTTCGCCGGGACGTTCTACTTCGTCAAGCCCGCGCCCCCGAAGACGCTCGTCATCGCGACGCCGCAGGACGAAGGAGGCTTCCGGTACTTCGCGCGCAAGTACCAGGAGATTCTCGCGAAGCACGGCGTCACCCTGGAGATTCGCCCGACGAAGGGCTCCATCACCAGCATCGAGCTGCTCGCCGACGACACCGCCGGGGTCGACGTGGCCTTCGTCCAGAGCGGCGCCGTCAGCGCGGAGGCTGCCACGCGCGTCGTCTCGCTCGGCGCCCTGTCCTATGTGCCGCTGTGGGTCTTCTACCGGGGCGAGCCGATTGAGGACGTGCGGGAGCTGCGCGGTCGGCGCATCGCCGTGGGCCCGGAGGAGAGCGGGACGCGCTCGCTGGCCCTGACGATGCTGAAGGCCAACAAGGTGGACGCCGCGCCGACGGAGCTGCTGGCGCTCAGCCGCGACGAGTCCATCGAGCAGCTCAAGCAGGGGAAGCTCGACGCGGTGTTCCTCGTGTCGACCGCGGAGTCTCCGGCCATCCAGAAGCTCGCGGCGGTGCCCGGCATCCACCTGCTCAGCTTCGCCCGCGCGGAGGCCTATGCCCGCCGGTACACGTACCTCTCCCGGCACGTGCTGCCGCGCGGCGTGTTCGACCTGGCGGCGGACATCCCGGCGCAGGACGTGGCGCTCATCTCGCCCACCGCGAACCTCGTGGCGAAGGACTCGCTGCACCCCGCGCTCGCGTACCTGCTGCTGCGCGCCGCCAGCGACGTCCACGGCAAGGCGGGCATGCTGGACAAGACGGGCGAGTTCCCCGCGCCGCTGGAGACGGGCTTCACGCTCAGCAGCGAGGCCCGCCGCTACTACCAGTCCGGCGTCCCGCTCCTCCAGCGCTACCTGCCGTTCTGGGCCGCCAACCTGGTGGACCGGCTGTGGGTCATGCTCGTTCCCATCATCGCCGTGTTGGTGCCGCTCGTGCGCGCCGTGCCGGCGCTGCTCCTGTGGCGGGTGCGCTCGCGCATCTTCCGCTGGTACGCGCGCCTCAAGGAAATCGAGCTCCAGCTCGAGGAGAATCCGGACCGGGAGATGCTGGCGGACATGATGCGCCGGCTGGACGAGGCGGAGCGCGAGGTGAACCGCATCCCCATGCCGCTCTCATATTCCGAGAATCTCTACTTCTTCCGGGAGCACGTCGAAGTGGTGCGCCGACGGCTGGTCCGGAAGCTGGCGGATGCGCCCCTTCACCTGGAGCCCGAGGCGCAGGCCGCGGGCTGA
- a CDS encoding PD40 domain-containing protein produces MSPKFRHVPALLAALALLQTPSASAAPRVPEVFLPGLVSLPGQEEYRIAFTPDGRTAFWGVGEELFPVSRQATIVYSEWRHGRWSEPRVAPFSGVHSDIDPFISPDGRRLFFSSIRPVNGAPRADVELWVVERRGNGWSEPRHLGAAVNSTSDELYPSVDACGTLYFGSDRPGGYGIWDIWRAYPRADGTYGPAENLGPAINTESLDFNPTITPDGDTLLFASIGREDGFGYGDLYMAERVRGRWRPAHNLGPQVNTAQDEYHPSLSPDGRTLYFVRHEYEPEYLPADLFHVRTRGLLGPHVAHDADADSEE; encoded by the coding sequence ATGTCCCCGAAGTTCCGTCACGTCCCCGCGCTGCTCGCCGCGCTGGCCCTGCTGCAGACCCCGTCCGCGTCCGCCGCGCCCCGCGTGCCCGAGGTGTTCCTCCCCGGCCTCGTCTCACTGCCGGGGCAGGAGGAGTACCGCATCGCCTTCACCCCGGACGGGCGCACCGCCTTCTGGGGCGTGGGCGAGGAGCTGTTCCCCGTCTCGCGCCAGGCCACCATCGTCTACTCCGAGTGGCGGCATGGCCGCTGGAGCGAGCCGCGCGTGGCCCCCTTCTCCGGCGTGCACAGCGACATCGACCCGTTCATCTCCCCGGACGGCCGCCGCCTGTTCTTCTCCTCCATCCGCCCCGTGAATGGGGCGCCGCGCGCGGACGTGGAGCTGTGGGTGGTGGAGCGACGGGGGAACGGCTGGAGCGAGCCGCGCCACCTGGGCGCCGCCGTCAACAGCACCTCGGACGAGCTGTACCCCAGCGTGGACGCGTGCGGCACGCTGTACTTCGGCTCTGACAGGCCGGGCGGCTACGGCATCTGGGACATCTGGCGCGCCTACCCGAGGGCGGACGGCACCTACGGGCCCGCGGAGAACCTGGGCCCCGCCATCAACACGGAGAGCCTGGACTTCAACCCCACGATTACGCCCGACGGCGACACGCTCCTCTTCGCCTCCATCGGCCGCGAGGACGGCTTCGGCTACGGAGACCTCTACATGGCGGAGCGTGTCAGGGGACGGTGGCGGCCTGCGCACAACCTGGGCCCCCAGGTGAACACCGCGCAGGACGAGTACCACCCCTCCCTCTCACCGGATGGGCGCACCCTCTACTTCGTCCGACACGAGTACGAGCCCGAGTACCTGCCCGCGGACCTCTTCCACGTCCGGACCCGGGGGCTGCTGGGCCCACACGTGGCGCATGACGCGGACGCTGACTCCGAGGAGTAG
- a CDS encoding LytR/AlgR family response regulator transcription factor, with amino-acid sequence MSGGTGEAPLRVAVADDEPLARERLRALLASEPDVALVAEASSGAEAVREVLTHAPDVLLLDIEMPAGDGFEVLRALPPEAVPVVVFVTAWQRYAVQAFEAQALDYLLKPYDRERFRAALARARQQVELVRRADARPRQEALLSGLALAEVPPRRLPVKEDGVIRFVDCAAITHAEAEANYVRVHTAGGQHVLRETLTRLEERLDVRRFVRVHRSVLVNLDHVRELEPLSQGEYLLVLDTGTAVRTGRAHRARVEQALGLGPGDPGAR; translated from the coding sequence ATGAGCGGCGGGACGGGCGAGGCCCCCCTGCGCGTGGCGGTGGCCGACGACGAGCCGCTGGCCCGCGAGCGCCTGCGCGCGCTGCTGGCCTCCGAGCCGGACGTGGCGCTGGTGGCCGAGGCCTCCAGCGGCGCGGAGGCGGTGCGCGAGGTGCTCACCCACGCGCCGGACGTGCTGCTGCTGGACATCGAGATGCCGGCGGGAGACGGCTTCGAGGTGCTGCGCGCGCTGCCACCCGAGGCCGTCCCCGTGGTGGTCTTCGTCACCGCGTGGCAGCGCTACGCGGTGCAGGCCTTCGAGGCGCAGGCGCTGGACTACCTCCTCAAGCCGTATGACCGGGAGCGCTTCCGCGCCGCCCTGGCCCGAGCCCGGCAACAGGTGGAGCTGGTGCGCCGGGCCGACGCAAGGCCGCGCCAGGAGGCGCTGCTGTCGGGGCTCGCGCTGGCCGAGGTGCCCCCGAGACGGCTGCCCGTGAAGGAGGACGGTGTCATCCGCTTCGTCGACTGCGCCGCCATCACCCACGCGGAGGCCGAGGCCAACTACGTGCGCGTCCACACGGCGGGCGGGCAGCACGTCCTGCGCGAGACGCTGACGCGCCTGGAGGAGCGGCTGGACGTGCGGCGCTTCGTGCGCGTGCATCGCTCCGTGCTGGTGAACCTGGACCACGTGCGCGAGCTGGAGCCGCTCTCCCAGGGCGAGTACCTGCTCGTGCTGGACACCGGCACCGCCGTGCGCACCGGGCGCGCCCACCGCGCGCGCGTGGAGCAGGCGCTGGGACTGGGCCCCGGCGATCCCGGCGCGCGCTGA